Within Vicia villosa cultivar HV-30 ecotype Madison, WI linkage group LG1, Vvil1.0, whole genome shotgun sequence, the genomic segment catgtattaaaatggtggtgtcatacgtacattttctcagcgaactctttctcttaacgcttgatacttgagtaaatatgtgagtgatttgtacaaaatgaacacacagaatcctaacactaagactcctatttatactagtttcgaccttaacggtcctatactaatctgctgccacgtttctcatcagaacttccagcgaagccatctgttgttgaacggttacgaaaccgtcttcgaatttcaaatcttcccgcctgagtccatcttcgacgcgtggcaatgtattaaacaaacactactaaaaaacacgctaagtagtaatacttgaatacatattctatgaattttgtctaagtcccgaagacatatgctttcattaatctttcagcgttcacttatcttcatcgaacttagaagtctttatttttcgaagcatgaccatcagtagccattcttttattttttaagggatggccatcagtaaccatctttccttcgattctcagctccttcgaaggataaacaacataaaacgaaatcttcagctaacagtaacgtactaattacgttaattgtgtgttgtattttaaattaatttaagatgatttgtatcgtatccaattatttaaataaattttgtttttattacaaaaaattaaaaaataaattattaagtatttattattttaatttaattttaatcgataattgtaattttatgtaatcataaaaataaaaataaaatttaaataagaatatgaaaataaaaagtggtggggtagggtgttgagtgaaaaaccattggagagggtaaaagttgaatgggtgttgagttattaggtggaagaaagagaaaatgatgtggagtgttgggagttgaaaaagtgggtgttgagTTTTTCAACCATTGTAAATAGTCTAATATTTGGATGATTTTGATATGATTCACATGTTCCTATTCCATGCTtccatatttatttaatttattttgaatttttatgaataaaaattaaaataaaaattagaatatgttaacaaataataaaaaaaaattaaattatgatgACATATGGATGGGCTTGGACCAATTTAAGTTCAATGGACTTCATTTCTATTTGCAcctaaaaaccaaaaagaaatagaatagtatgtaaatataataaaatgatttactaatttcgattaaaattcaacttaaatataaattgaattaaaattataattgtaaGCCTAAAAAGGGGTTAGTGAACCGAAAATATTGTTAAATCGTAAAAACGACCAAAATACGCAAAGATGAACATGTTTtacatattttcgaaaaaaatgcaaaattaagTTAACTTGCGGATGATATGCAAAGCATACGCTTAAAAAGaatctggagggcaaattttggggtatgacagaatcaTTTAAGGTGAATGGGTTTTCTCAGAAGGATAACTTCGAACACCAGGGATGGTTGAACTCCTTAATATACTGAATGGTCCATGCTATCCTCTCCTGGTTAAAGATTTTTAGGTTAGAGCACATGTTCTTGATAAGGTATATGCTGctgttgaaatcaaggaagttgagCTAAAATCTATTGTAATGGGTGTTGAAGTAACCATTACCCATAACCACATTGCTTAACTCGTTGGTGTGAAGAATGAAGGAAAGAAGGCTATTGTGAGCAAGAAGGCTATTGTGAAGCCTTCAACCTCTCTCCAAGTCAGTTATTCCATTTCTGCTTTTCTTTATTACTTTTCATACATTACTTAGAAGGTCAATCCATAAGTGATTAAGGAGTATATCAATGAGTACAAAAAAGAAATTGTTGCGACTCTAAAATATATTCAAGATGAAGCTAAGGATGTGTGTTAATCTTCGAGAAAAAGAAAACAAGTTGTCCTTAAAGATCTCAAGAAGGGTCATAAAGCACCAAAAAAGAAAGTTGCGACGTTTAAGGATGTTCATAAGGATGTAAAGGAAGTTGTATCCTCTTCTGTCTTGATACCTACTAAGATAAGAAGTGGATCAACACGCAAAAAAGAGGTTACTTATTCTATTATAGTTACTTCTATAAAGAAGGTTAAAGAGGTAAAGCAAAAGGCTCAAGATCTACTGATAGAGTATGTGAAAAGTGAGCATAAATGCTGACATCTGCTATGAAGAATAATGCTATTATACAACCCTCAATTACTGAGATTATGTATTGACAAATCAAAGATGTTTAAGCCAGAGTTGAAGCTATTTTGAAGACAGCTGAGGGATCTACTGGTTTTCAACAGATTATTGCAGACGTTGATGAGAAGGAAGAAACTATTGTAGGAACTACCTCTGATCAAGTTGCTGAAACTATTTCAGAACTTGTTGTTGCAACTAACTCCACAAGATTGTCTTTGCATCCTATCTCTGACAACACTCTAGATTCTTCCATTCCCCTTAACCACGTATCTCCAACCATCTCACCTAAACAATCTTTTGAACATACCATGTCATAAACTGTCATGCCTTCTTATGACTCAAATTCCCTAACCATTGCTCAGGTTTTGAATACTTTTAATGCATCATTTGCACTATATGATCTATCTAGAAACTTAGGTGGTGATTTTGTCTCAGAATGAAACCAACTAATGTCTTATTCAAAACCTAAGCTACCCTCACCCCTGAACACCATGTCTGGTCCTGATCAGTTCATGGAATCTTCCCCAGAAAATCTTGATAACCCACAACAACACACCATTTCTTCAACCCCCTAAATTAACATCATCCTTTAGCTCTGATTATTCATAATCAAATATTTTACCCATTTTCGCCAAACCTCTCCAAGTTATTCCTTCTGAAACTAAACCTCAACCTAATTTTGTTCAGTCTCAATCTGAAGTTCAACCTTCATTTGAACCTCAGACTAGGGCTGAGCCATTCACTTAAGCCCAAACCCACTCATAAATCATCCAAGACCAGTTTGTTCAAACTCATCCTGAAATTAAAACTGAACAAGTTAACCTAGACCAAACTAATTTTGTACCTAAACATTCTCAGACTCTTCCTGACCAAACCACCTCCCCCAGGGTAATTAAATTGTAGGATTTACACTAGAAAATCCTTGCCATGTATGAAGCGAATGCATTATGAAGATCTTTTCAAACCTTAAGGAAGACTCAACTAAAGTCTCGTAAAAAATACTTAACAAAGTATTAAACGAGGGAGATAACTAAAGCCTCTCTAGAGAGGCTCAACTAAAGTCTCGCATGAGGGATTAAACCAAAGTTTATCCCGGGTGACTTGACTAAAGTCTCGTCAGGAAGACTCAAAAAAGTCTCGCTTGGGGAACTCAGCTAAAGTATTACATGAGGGACTTGACTAAAGTCTCATATAAGGTACTCAACTAAGTTGTCGACTAAGGGAATCAACTAAAGTCTCTTCAGGAATACTTAACAAAATCTCGCCAGGTAGACTCAACAAAGTCTCCCCCGAGGGACTCATCTAATGTTTCATATGAGGTACTCAACTAAAGTCTCGCATGAAGGGCCAAACTAAGTCTCATTTAGAAGGATCATCTAGAATTTCAAGAACTGAAGGAAAAAATAAAGCTTTTTGACTAGGCTCTTGAGGAAGGCTCGAAGAAGAGTCTGGGGTTAAAACACTCAAGCCTCTACGAGCCATCTACTTGAGAGACTCTGTAGTGGTATAATAGAAAAAGGTCTTGGAGGGGGAGGCGAAAGAAATATGCTTAGCTTATCACCCTTATAAAATCTCCCATTTATTAGTTCGAGCGCCCCTTTTCCAGATATGCCTCCTATGACCTTATTTTTTCCGTACACACGATCATGCGTAAAGCATGTATTAGATCAACAAACAATGCACTGATGGTCATTAAAGTTAATTACACTTCCTATATTTCATGGAATCAACCATCCATTAATGAAGTGACTTCTACATTATAGAAATACTCAATTGAGGGTCCAGGGAATTATAAATATACCACGGTTGTGATACGAAAGGGGCAACACGTGAGCTAGCTCTCAATATCATAACAATCCTGAAGGCCTCTGACAATCCTCATCCACTAGGGGTTGACACACATTTGTACGTTTAGTAAGTACATATATAAACCACCCTTTACATAAACTCCCAAGCAATATGAGACTATTTTGGATAGGCCAAAATAATTACCTTCTAGTCGAGGCTAATGGGCACAATGCACATGTCGAGATCCCACATACGTCGCCATTGTTTTGATGTGGAACAAAATTATGTGATGCTGAAGGAATAAACTCTTTCGGTGCGATGACAAGAGCTCTTGACGTGAAAAAGCGGGAAAACCTACAAGGTTAATAGTCCAAGGCCCATGTCAGTAAAATATATATAGTTTGATAGTGAGAATGAGAGAATACCTAATGATAAGTTCTTAGGTTTATATATTGTAGACAATTAAATCTTCTTTCGTCTAGTCCGacggaaaatgcatgaaatcggTCAATCAGATCTAGTTGCACTAGTAGCCATGATTAAGTATCTAATCATTAACAATGTCTCACTTATTCTTTTGTTCGCTTAGTGATAGGGATGGAAATAGGCTACGTTAGGCTAAGTTTTAGAAGGTATGAGCCTGATATACGATAAGCTTAAAAGGCTTGAGCTTGGCTTATGGCCTATTATAGACTCTTTTTTTAGCATGATCTAACATTTTTAAAAGTTCGGCCTACCTTAAAAGCCTATTTGAAAGCATGTTTCTCATTAAGGTTTGCAATTAATCCACATTACTTAAGAAGCCATGTAGGCCGACCTATATATGCATTATTCTAAATATATGCATCTATAGGCCAACCTATATATACATTATTctaaatatatgcatatataggccaacctatttaaccctttttctaatatatatatatatatatatatatatatatatatatatatatatatatatatatatatatatatatatatatatatatatatatatatatatatatatatatatatatatatatatatatatatatatatatatatatatatagtcaggGTCAAATGACACAAATGTGTCAAACTTAGTAACATAACACCTACGATAACTTTTTACCGCTTAGTCGTATAACAAAATTCACCGTTGGATGTAAAACTATTATGATATAGATCATGTATATAAACTTTGATATCAAtctaaaatcatttgatatgtcaaAGAGATGCATAAAAACTAACGTCTTAAAAAACTTCATGAAAaacgttaattttgatcattctctttaacatatcaaatgattttcgattgatgttaaattttatagacatAATCTATGTCATAATAACTTTCAATCCAACTATGACTTTTGTTATACGGGTTTACGGTAAAGAGTTATCAGAGATGTCATGTTACTAAGTTTAATAAGGTGTCAAATTTAGTAACATGACACCTCTGATAACTCTTTAGCGGATATTTGTATAGCAAAATTCACCGTTGAATTGAAAACTAACATCACATAGATCATgtccataaaatttaacatcaataaaaaatcatttgatatgtcaatgagatgcataaaaactaacgtcttacaaaactttaacaaaaccgttaattttgatcattctctttAACGTATCAAATGATTtccgattgatgttaaattttatgaaCATGATCTATATGATGTTAGCTTTCAATCCAACAGTTAATTTTGTTTTACGAATACGCGGAAAAGAGTTATCAGAGGTGTCATATTACTAAGTTTGATACCTTCATATATATAGACTGAACTAAGTCTAAGTctgacctatttaattaaataaatatttaaaaaagtttagacttgacatttttattaattaggcTTGACCTGACCTTAAATAGAGTAGGCTATAGGCCTCTGTAGGCCAGTCTGACCTATTCCCACTTCAACTGAGTTTTGCTAACTCATCTGGATTCATGGGTTGATGTAAACGTATATATGAGATACCAGCTGTAGACTGTTCATTTTAATGTACATCTTTTATATATTTCTCTTGCTGCTGTTTTATATAACTGAAGTTAGATAATCGGTTGTACGATTTATTGTAAGTACAAATCAATGATTAAAACTTAGTGCATATTATTAACTTATATTTGTAATCATGTCAATGTTAATCTGTTGAAGAATGAATTCAAACTTTACAAATGATGGTTCGGTAGACCTGTCATGTGACTCCATATAGGACCTGTCTGATAGTATGAGTTTCTTACTAGTTGATTTAAAAATGCCACTTAATAAATATTTGATACATATTAATTTTTAAGCTTAAATGCATTTTTGGTTCCCCTAATTTGATATTTTTAACTTTTAGTCCTTCCATTTTAAAACTCAGTTTTTGATAATTAGGaccaaaaattattttttaatgagtTGGCAATATTGACTAcgcttatttattaattattttttactgaataaattattaagttttttataagtaataaattaaattaaaattcctAAATTTATTACTCTAGACCTATAgcccattaaattttaaaatggcCCAAGCACCCATGATAACAAAAAGCTACGCCTAAAATAGCTATATAAAGATTTGTCACATTTTATCAAAAAACAATGTGAGACTTCTTAATTAAGCATATTATAACACCAACAAAGCTTGTCTTTCTCTCAACTCTACAACTCTTTTTTCTGTAACCCCTCATTTCGACCATGCTCACTTCATTCTGCAACTCCTCTTTTTGGTTCTAGTAGTGGAGATGCCTTGACCTTCTCACTGTTTCTTAAAAGGCTCACTTCGTTTTCTTATTTTCAAAGACTTTTATAACAGTTTTAAGCATTTATGTGCGTGGTTAAACATCATAAACTGTAATAAGTTAGCATTTTTACCGTAAGTTTTAGTAAGAGAGTAACAACTAGCATGTCACCATATTAACCTTGTATACGTGATTTTGATTAATTATCCTCATACACATatacacaattttcaaatcatgattAATTACAGTAAAATATACACACTTTTAAAATATACACACACGAATTGTTCATGGAAACTAGAAAATAAGATACTTTAAGCTTCAGTATTTATACAGAGGAGATTAAGCTCCAGGAAGAAAATCATGATTGATTACAATAAAATATACTCACACAATGTATTTATATAGAGACAACTAGCATGACACCAAAATCTTAAAGCGTGTATATGTTATAGTCGTTACCCAATGTTCATTTCTTTGGTGTTTATGCTGGACACGGTGAATTTGGTGGATAAAGTTCTAATTTTGTTAAGAATAGGTTGGTAGAAAAACTATTAACAAATTATGCATTGTTAGAGGATTCTTTTAAGGCTTACAATTCAGTGTTTTTGGATACTAATAATGACTTGTATAAGAATGAGATTAATGATTGTATGAGTTGTACTACTGTGAAGATGGTGTTGGTTATAGGGGACACACTTTTATATTGTGAATGTTGCTGATTCGAGGGCAATGCTGGACAAGATTTTCCTCAATAATGCATAAGCTTTCTTCTCATCTCAAATTATTAATGCCAACAATGAATGTTGTTGCTGAGGATTTTGGATCTATATCAGCCTGAAATAATTATGGTTATAACTGTtaatgttgttgatgatgatataactgggttgttgatgatgatgacatgGTTAAAAAGTGAGATAGAAAGACAAGATTTATGGATAATTCCCACATCGAGTTTGGATAAAATAGTGTTAGTGTTTATATAACTTTCATATATTAAACATTAATATGTTCTATACTAGGCTTGAACTAAAtagaattttgattaattaaaaaaaacttaatcaaAAGTATGAAtttatttgttataaaaatattattaaacaaattaattaattatttagcaAATATTGCCAActattaaacaattaaataatttttttgtcttAATCATTAATGCCTCATATGTAAAATTAGAGGGGAACAACCAAATTTTTAGTGATGTAGAATTTAGGGattaaaaagctaagttttaaCATGGCAAgactaaaaattataaaatatcaaaCTTGGGGGACAAACGAATATTTAAtagtattaatttttataattacaaTCTTTCAAAGGCGAAAACCAGGCCACACACATAGATGTGCCTTGAGCTCGAATCTTCACCGCATGATTTGGACACCTAACAACCTCACCACAGTCACGAATATTATCAATTCGAATTTCTTTAGCACGAAACAAACCAACGAATATCCTATTGCCAGTTCATAAAGACTCTTTTACACCTTAGCTTTATCAACCGAAACCTACTAAAGTAAAGCTCGTAACAAAAAGTAGAAACCCGTGGGACCCTCACAATTGATACTAATAATAAATCATACAGCTAAATTACCGACGCAGTATCACGGACCATACACCGCTCATGTAGGTTGATTAAACCCCGAACCACACTTGACCTACCCCAACAAGTCATTTCCAACTTCTTTTTCTATATTTATAcctaaaaaccctatttatttccCATTTCTTCTACAACTTTCCACTCTTCTCGATCTTTCCGCTACCACTCTCTCTCTTCTACTTCACTACTTCCTCTTCCTTCAACAGCCATGGGTGGTGGTAAGCATAACCGTTtcgttatttttcttcattttttcgtTGATTTTTACTTCAATTTGTCAAGTTGATCTGATTTCTCCTCtgtgtttgaattttttttgaatttctcgTGGAGCAGCCAAGGTCAAGATCGGAATCAATGGTAAATACTCTAGTTCCTCCGATCTCTCTTAGTTTCTGCATAGATCggatttttgtgagtttttgatgattttttgtgtGTAACTGACAGGATTCGGAAGAATCGGACGTTTGGTCGCTAGAGTTGCTTTGAAGAGAGATGATGTTGAACTCGTTGCCGTTAACGATCCTTTCATCACCACTGATtacatggtatatatatatatagctcttgccttgatctacTTTGCTTAATAGTTTCAGATCATAAATATTCTCGGGGTGaaactttatttatttgttgattattattTTTGAGTGTTTTAAGCGTTTTTGTTTTAGATCTGATTTTATTTGGTAATTTTTTGGTTGGTTTGGTTTGTGTGTAGACATACATGTTTAAGTATGACAGTGTTCACGGTCAGTGGAAGAACGACGAACTCACCGTCAAGGACTCTAACACTCTTCTCTTCGGTCAGAAGCCAGTTACTGTCTTTGCACACAGGTATATAGTTCTTCAATTCAATTGCTGTGCTTGTGTAGATATGCCTGTAGGTTTTTATGTTATACGAAGTGAATAGTTAATGGATTATCATATGTATTCAGTTTCGGTATTGAGTGTGTTTTAGAGTAGAGTGTCATTACAATATTGAttgttaattaactttttttttttgcaatttgtGTGTTCGATTCATGTTTGATTTATGTGCCTGAATTTGATTTGTGTGCCTCAGGAACCCAGAAGAGATCCCATGGGCCAGCACTGGTGCTGATATCATTGTTGAGTCTACTGGTGTCTTTACTGACAAGGACAAAGCTGCTGCTCATTTGAAGGTTTGCATTTCCGTGGTTTCACCAATTAGTTGTTGATTATTCCTTTGATCGAGTTTGTACATGTGTATGTTGGTATTACATGGTTTGTGTTTCATTTTTCTTTCCTTGATTGTATTCAATTGTTTAAATTTGTCAGTTGCCTATGGTTTTCTTGTTTTCTTGCACATTGCCGTTTACCATTGGACTCTAAAAAATGTATATTATGTTGTGAATCTAGACGGTTTTGTAAGTCAGtcaaccttttttttcttttcttttatgatAGTGGTTTTAATACGAGTGTTATGTTTCAATCTGTGTTTAGATCTAGTAGGATTTACAACTTGCTACTTCATATCTTGTTGTTACTCAATGTTGTGGATGTTGTTACTTTTGTAATGATTAGTTTTCTTTATATTGTGAGGGCAGAATGataatatatttgttttgtttgatttaggGTGGTGCCAAGAAGGTCATCATTTCTGCTCCCAGTAAAGATGCTCCCATGTTTGTTGTTGGTGTTAACGAGAATGAATACAAGCCAGAGTATGACATTATTTCCAATGCTAGCTGCACCACCAACTGCCTTGCACCACTTGCAAAGGTTTTATGAACCAACATATATTTTAGCCTCTAATTTCCCTATTGCTTTGCTGTATCAGGTCTCAACTGTGTTTTGTTTATTCTGCAGGTTATTAATGACAGGTTTGGCATTGTCGAGGGTCTCATGACCACTGTCCATTCCATTACTGGTGGGTATATAGCCAGTGTGTTACTGTTGCATTTGTTAATTCATTCCCAGAGGAATTACTAATTAATTCATTCTCTTGCTGCAATGTTAATAATCAGCCACCCAGAAGACTGTTGATGGACCATCAAGCAAGGACTGGAGAGGTGGAAGAGCTGCTTCATTTAACATCATTCCCAGCAGTACTGGAGCTGCTAAGGTGAGAATATTTGGTTCTGTTTTCAGACTCTTTAGCACTGTTGCAATTATTGCTGTTACCAATATTTGGATTTGGTTTTAATCCGTTCTGTCCCATTAGGCTGTCGGCAAAGTGCTTCCTGCTTTGAATGGAAAGTTGACTGGTATGTCATTCCGTGTCCCAACTGTGGATGTCTCTGTTGTTGACCTTACAGTGAGACTTGAGAAGGCCGCCACCTATGATCAAATCAAAGCTGCTATCAAGTAAGTGCACAATTCTTAGTTTCATTTTCTGATTAAGTATTTCATTAAATTTGTTGAGTTCTATAATATTCAAAGCTGTCCTTAAATCTTGGTCACTATTATAAGTAAAAGTCATTAAATGCTTGTATTACTATTATACTCTTAATTTAATtcaaaagcatttaatgttggTAGTTTATTcatcaaatataaataagaatATTATAGTAAATTTTACTTTGATTGTACAtgaaatcaaaaaaattaattacactTAAGATAATATGTGTTGACCTCATGATATTTAATTCAAAAGCATTTTAATCCGTGTGAAAATAGttatttttgcttataaatgtgaCCGGAGGGAGTATACTATATGTGTTGACTTCTATGATATTTAATATTTGTGTAGGGAGGAGTCTGAGGGCAAGTTGAAAGGAATCCTTGGTTACACTGAAGATGATGTGGTCTCCACTGACTTTATTGGTGACACCAGGTAAATATAATACTTGCAGTTTAGAAGTGTTGTGCATTGAATATAATTCATTATTGTTGAGTTAATGTTGTTTCTAATTAATGTTACCAGGTCAAGTATCTTTGATGCCAAGGCAGGGATTGCCCTAAATGACAAGTTTGTTAAGCTTGTCTCATGGTATGACAACGAGTTGGGCTACAGGTAATCATCTGTCTTATCTTTTTCTTATGGTCGGTGGTCCCTTGTTTGTTACCTGCTTACCTTGATTGAAATCCTAGTAGTGGAAACCAACTATATTTGCTCCTTATTCAACCATCTAATTATTGTGTTTGTATAATTTGCTGCAGTACCCGTGTGGTCGACCTCATTGTTCACATTGCTAAACAACTTTAAGTTGGAACTGCAGTTGGGTAGTGCTATGAATTGGCCTACTTTTGTTTCTTTACCATCCATTAGCAGCCTAGCGGCAGTTAGGCCTCTTTTCATGTAATAAGTTGATTTGCTGAAGTTTACATGGTATGAACTGCAGTGTTTTTGGTTGCTTAGTAGTACATTAAGCAATGAGCTGTTTTGGATTTTGATGTATTGGCTGAGTTTTTATTGGTGTGATAAATAAATCATTTCCGTCATGTTTTCCTTGGCCAATTCATGGGGCATTAAAAAACTAACTAtttcatgaaaaaaaattaaggcgATTCCTTCAAAAAATTGAGGCCAGGTTTGTTCGTTATTCAATGAATACAAAATTGCTTAATGACCAAACAGTTTCTGGAAACTGTTCAAAATCACCCGACTTAAATTAACACTAAATTTTGTGGCTATTTTGAAATCGGCAATGTCTAATTTGATTGTGAATACATTTTTAACTCTTttgaaatcaaatatttgatacaTTGAATATATTGACGTTTATTTTGAAtacatattttgaaaaatatgtttTTCGATTTGATTTTGAATACAATGTTTCAAGGCACATTTTAACTCTTTTGAAATATAAGATGAATTTCAACTTATTGTTTGATCGTTCAGTAAaactataataattttaaatttgaatgtCGTATTCTTATTTTGATTATTGAAAAGTCGggttcttttgtttttattttaattttaattttaatatatttgcctttttattttaattttaatatatttgccttttaattttaattttaatatatttgccttttaattttaattttaatatatttgccTTTTGACAAACGAGACCAGGCCgatatttgaaaaagaaaataaatatgagacaCACGTTTATTAGTTAAATATAGATTTAGCCTTTTCATTCGTTcaacttttattaatatatttatgtaatatCTTTTGCTTGATAAGGACTGACAgattttagttatgattttctatttatttttttttgaaaattcattcCCACTTTCGGAAATTTGACAATTGTTTTAAATACAACGTACTATTTTTATAAATCATACTATCAAtcttaaaacatattatttaaaatatcctAACAAGTTACtgtgatatttaattaaaatatcctAACAAGTTACAGTAGCAAAGTGTAATCGGTGGACATAATTATGTCAATTGGTTACACCTGGAGCGTttcagtttttattttgtttgataattGTACATCGTCTTGTATTTGTATAAATACTTTTAGAGTATCTTGTGT encodes:
- the LOC131636836 gene encoding glyceraldehyde-3-phosphate dehydrogenase, cytosolic encodes the protein MGGAKVKIGINGFGRIGRLVARVALKRDDVELVAVNDPFITTDYMTYMFKYDSVHGQWKNDELTVKDSNTLLFGQKPVTVFAHRNPEEIPWASTGADIIVESTGVFTDKDKAAAHLKGGAKKVIISAPSKDAPMFVVGVNENEYKPEYDIISNASCTTNCLAPLAKVINDRFGIVEGLMTTVHSITATQKTVDGPSSKDWRGGRAASFNIIPSSTGAAKAVGKVLPALNGKLTGMSFRVPTVDVSVVDLTVRLEKAATYDQIKAAIKEESEGKLKGILGYTEDDVVSTDFIGDTRSSIFDAKAGIALNDKFVKLVSWYDNELGYSTRVVDLIVHIAKQL